From a region of the Besnoitia besnoiti strain Bb-Ger1 chromosome I, whole genome shotgun sequence genome:
- a CDS encoding putative membrane protein (encoded by transcript BESB_005580) — protein sequence MMMLKYICSKPTGGGPAPLILNPVVQWIKGLIFLHIGLFITASAAFGFPSIGDLSCPELLLNVYYCGVCCAVAFAMIIYFSLLSCQSWGTEREWASASLVTMTMAILDMVTAGWGIVVLVDSSNSMTQQHDSDADQYASCSGWKAYFFYYATAFLITIHVTTALVCALGSFFLAQGVGAQLEEIRRLV from the exons ATGATGATGCTTAAATACATTTGTTCCAAGCCCACGGGAGGCGGGCCTGCTCCGCTCATCCTCAATCCAGTTGTTCAGTGGATCAAAGGGCTGATCTTCCTGCACATTGGCTTGTTCATCACCGCCTCGGCTGCATTCGGTTTCCCCTCCATCGGAGATTTGTCGTGCCCCGAGCTGCTCCTGAACGTCTACTACTgtggcgtctgctgcg CTGTAGCGTTCGCAATGATTATTTacttctcgcttctctcttgtCAGAGCTGGGGGACTGAGCGAGAGTGGGCGAGCGCGAGTCTGGTCACCATGACGATGGCTATTCTCGACATGGTGACGGCCGGCTGGGGTATCGTCGTCCTCGTAGACTCTTCGAACAGTATGACTCAACAACATGACAGCGACGCGGATCAATACGCCAGCTGCAGTGGCTGGAAGGCGTATTTCTTTTACTACGCCACCGCATTCCTCATCACCATCCACGTCACGActgcgctcgtctgcgcgttAGGGTCCTTCTTTCTGGCGCAGGGCGTCGGTGCGCAGTTGGAAGAAATTCGGCGGCTGGTATAA
- a CDS encoding putative small nuclear ribonucleoprotein E (encoded by transcript BESB_005590), producing MSGTGATVSAAPTASGVVSGGPSYLPLALVDKCIGSRIWIIMKGDKELAGTLRGFDDFVNMVLDDVTEYTFTPKGVKKTKLQSILLNGNNITMLVPGGDPEEAEDAEAAEGAAQVDASA from the exons ATGAGCGGAACGGGGGCCACCGTTTCGGCTGCGCCGACGGCCAGCGGCGTCGTGAGTGGAGGACCGAGTTACCTGCCGCTCGCTCTCGTGGATAAGTGCATTGGCAGCCGCATCTGGATCATCATGAAGGGCGACAAAGAACTCGCCGGAACGCTCCGCGGCTTTGACGACTTCGTCAACATG GTGCTGGACGACGTGACTGAGTATACATTCACTCCGAAGGGCGTCAAGAAGACCAAGCTGCAAAGCATTCTGCTGAACGGTAACAACATCACCATGCTCGTGCCTGGCGGCGATCCCGAAGaggccgaggacgccgaggctgcggagggcgcggcccAGGTTGACGCGTCCGCGTAA